A genomic region of Candidatus Pseudomonas phytovorans contains the following coding sequences:
- a CDS encoding FecR family protein, translated as MSETPDSEQMFAEATAWYYRLQADDVTPEDQAAFAAWKAVGAAQMQAWDEVIQLLGALQAPAAQLREQQRQQWRKPARRSWRKVAQSVAAALLLGSLVGQTPYVDRWRADYATATGESRSVRLDDGSHVQLNTDTALQVTLAQGERRVRLLRGEAWFDVARDPARPFVVSAGEGWVRVVGTHFSVASDTGQTRVKVGQGRVEVNAGSGSGVFLGPGQAVEYAAGSLAALHPFDQASAFAWRQRQLVFSQQPLAEVVAELNRYWPGQTVLLGEGLRQRKVSGVFEIDKPDAVLKALTHTLGLRAEQYTPWLRILREG; from the coding sequence ATGAGCGAAACGCCCGACAGCGAGCAGATGTTCGCCGAAGCCACAGCCTGGTACTACCGCTTGCAGGCCGACGATGTCACGCCTGAGGATCAAGCGGCGTTCGCTGCCTGGAAGGCGGTCGGGGCTGCGCAAATGCAGGCCTGGGATGAAGTGATCCAGTTGCTGGGCGCTTTGCAGGCACCCGCGGCACAGCTGCGCGAACAGCAGCGCCAACAGTGGCGCAAGCCTGCCCGGCGTAGCTGGCGCAAGGTTGCGCAGAGCGTAGCGGCGGCCTTGTTGCTGGGCTCGCTGGTTGGCCAGACGCCGTATGTCGACCGCTGGCGCGCCGACTATGCAACCGCCACAGGTGAGTCGCGCAGTGTTCGCCTTGACGATGGCTCACACGTGCAACTGAACACCGACACGGCGCTACAGGTAACCCTGGCGCAGGGCGAGCGGCGGGTGCGGCTCTTGCGCGGCGAGGCCTGGTTCGACGTAGCGCGCGACCCCGCCCGGCCGTTCGTGGTGAGTGCCGGGGAGGGTTGGGTCCGGGTGGTCGGTACCCACTTCAGCGTGGCCAGTGACACTGGCCAGACCCGCGTCAAGGTCGGGCAGGGCAGGGTCGAGGTCAACGCTGGCAGTGGCTCGGGTGTGTTCCTTGGGCCGGGGCAGGCCGTGGAGTATGCGGCGGGCTCGCTGGCCGCCTTGCATCCGTTCGATCAGGCCAGTGCCTTTGCCTGGCGGCAGCGGCAGCTGGTGTTCAGCCAGCAACCGCTGGCCGAAGTGGTTGCCGAGTTGAACCGCTATTGGCCGGGCCAGACCGTGCTGCTGGGCGAGGGCCTGCGCCAGCGCAAGGTGTCTGGCGTGTTCGAGATCGACAAGCCTGATGCCGTGCTCAAGGCGCTGACGCATACCTTGGGGTTGCGCGCCGAGCAGTACACGCCGTGGTTGCGCATCCTGCGTGAAGGTTGA
- a CDS encoding sigma-70 family RNA polymerase sigma factor produces the protein MSSWNKQIARLFTEQKKALEAFVARRTGNAQVAADLTQESFLRLARLPADKQIDNLPAFLFTIASNLVRDHQRQAIRRERLDGGEPSEELASDEPGVEEQLLDQQQHALMQAAIESLPEATRHIFLLYHVDGCSYREIGGRMNVTPRSVEYQLRRALLDCRAFIKRQLAGQVRAPRP, from the coding sequence GTGTCTTCATGGAACAAGCAGATCGCCCGGCTGTTCACCGAGCAGAAGAAAGCGCTGGAGGCGTTTGTCGCACGGCGCACCGGTAATGCCCAGGTCGCTGCCGACCTGACCCAGGAGTCGTTCCTGCGCCTGGCGCGGCTGCCTGCGGACAAGCAGATCGACAACCTGCCGGCCTTTCTCTTCACCATCGCCAGTAACCTGGTACGCGATCACCAGCGCCAGGCAATTCGCCGTGAGCGGCTGGACGGTGGCGAGCCCAGTGAAGAACTGGCCAGCGACGAACCCGGTGTCGAAGAGCAACTGCTGGACCAGCAGCAACACGCCTTGATGCAGGCCGCGATCGAATCGTTGCCCGAGGCGACCCGGCATATCTTCCTGCTTTACCATGTCGACGGCTGCAGCTACCGGGAAATCGGCGGGCGCATGAACGTTACCCCGCGCAGCGTCGAATACCAGCTGCGCCGGGCACTGCTGGATTGCCGCGCCTTCATCAAGCGGCAACTGGCCGGCCAGGTGAGGGCACCGCGGCCATGA